The genomic segment CCTCGGCGCTGACCTCGACGGCTCCGGCAGCTGCCGCCAAGCGCGATGCCGCAGGGTTTGTATGGGGAACAGGGCGCCGAAAAACATCCGTCGCGCGGGTTCGCCTTAAACCCGGTACCGGAAAGATTGAGGTGAACGGGCGTCCCTTCGAAGAGTATTTTCTGCTCGAGAAGGACCGCGAGTCGGTTCGCTCTCCGCTGGCGGCGGTCAACGGTCTCCAATCGTTTGACGTGATTGTCAACGTCAAAGGCGGCGGGACGACCGGTCAGGCCGATGCCGTCAAGCTCGGAATTGCCCGGGCGCTGAAGGACTATGACCCGTCCCTGCTGAAAGTCCTCCGCGACGGCGATTTCCTGACGCGGGACAGCCGAATGGTGGAAAGAAAGAAGGCCGGAAAGCCCGGTGCCCGCAGGAGTTTCCAGTTCTCCAAGCGTTAACGGCTTTGTTGTTTCGACTTTTCAAAACCGCCGGAGCAGGAATTCGGCGGTTTTTTTATGTTTGTTTCTCTGACGGAAACGACGTACGATACAATTCAGGTTTTGAGTAAAAAGGGAAATGGGGTTTGTATGGTTCGTGTTGCGATTATCGGTGCAAGCGGCTACACAGGGCTGGAAGCCATTGAAATTCTGCTGCGTCATCCTCGAGCGGAACTGACATATTTAACTGCGCTGCCGGAGGAATGCGGGCCGGCGGCGGAAGTTTTCGGACAGCTCCGGGGACGTCTGGATATGCCCATCGAGCCGCTGGATATGAACAAACTGGCGGAAAAGGCCGAGGCGGTTTTGTGCTGTCTGCCGCATAAGGTTTCGATGAGTTTCGTTCCCAAGCTGCTGGCGGCGGGGCTGAAGGTTGTGGATTTCAGCGCCGACTACCGCCTGCGCGATGCGGCCGTGTATGAAAAATATTATGTGCCCCATACGGATAAGGAAAACCTGGCTCACGCCGTGTACGGGCTTCCGGAGATGAATCGAAAGCAGATTCCCTCCGCCCGACTGATTGCCAACCCCGGCTGTTTTCCGACCGGCGCCCTGCTGGCTTTGCTGCCGGTGCTCCGCGAAGGCCTGATTGAGCCCAAGGGAATCATCGTGAATGCCGTCACGGGTGTCTCCGGCGGCGGCAAAAATCCGAGCCCTGTGTTTCATTTTCCGGCGATGAACGAAAACCTGCTGCCGTACGGCGTCGGGACTCATCGCCATATGCCGGAGATGGAGCAGGTGGCTTCGGATGCAGCCGGCAAGCCCGTGGAAATCCTCTTTCAGCCCCATGTCGGACCGTTTGACCGCGGCATTCTTTCCTCGGTTTACGCCGAACCCACAAAGGCCGTCTCGTCTTCCGAGCTGCTTGAACTCTATCGGACTTTTTATCAGAAAGAGCCGTTTGTACAGGTTCTCTCCAAGCCGCCGGCGCTCAAACACGTGGCCAAGAGCAACTACTGCCATCTTTTCCCCACGGTTGTAAAGGGCCGTCTTGTGATTTTCTCGGCTATCGACAACCTGATTAAAGGGGCCTCCGGTCAGGCCATTCAGAATTTGAACTTGCTGTACGGTTTTGAAGAGACCCTCGGACTGAAATAACTTTTATTCCGGGAGTGCCGGATGGATGCAGAACAGGCCATGCGGCGGGCACTGGAGCTGGCGCGGCAGGGACTGGGCCGGGTCGAGCCGAATCCGGCTGTCGGGTGTGTGATTGTCAAAGACGGCCGGCTGATTGGCGAAGGATGGCATCGGGAATTTGGGGGACCGCACGCCGAAATCGAGGCCCTTCGGGATTGCCTGCGGCGGGGAAATGACCCGAAGGGGGCTGCGGTCTATGTGACCCTCGAGCCCTGCTGCTTTACCGGCAAAACCGGCCCCTGTACGAAAGCCCTCATAGAAGCCGGGGTTGCCAAGGTAATTGCCGCGATGGAAGACCCGTTCCCGAAGGTCAGCGGCCGGGGATTCCAAGAACTTCGGCAGGCGGGGATTTTTACGGAGGCGGGGCTGTGCCGAAAAGAGGCCGAATCGCTCAACGCTCCCTATCTGAAACATATCCGAACCGGCCGGCCCTGGGTGATTCTCAAATGGGCCCAAAGTCTCGATGGAAAACTCGCCCGCCGAAATCCGTCCCAATCTGGCCGGTGGATTTCCAACGAAGCGTGCCGACGGCATGTGCATCAGCTCCGCAGAAAAGTGCAGGGGATTTTAACGGGAATTCAAACCGTTCTGCAGGATAATCCCCAACTGACCGTCCGCTTGGATGAGCCGGTTCGAAGACCGCCGGTCCGGATTGTACTGGACAGCCGATTGCGGATTCCGCTGGATTGCCGGCTTTTGAATGTTCAGGAAGCCCCGACGTGGGTGTTCACAACCCGTGCTTCCTTCCAGAGAGAGCCGCAGAAGATCCTTCAGCTTCGGCAGGCAGGGGTGGAGGTCCTCGAGGCCGAGCAGAAAGAGCAGCGGTGTGATTTGGCAGATGTGCTGGAGCAGGCAGGCAAACGGGGGCTTCAGCAGATTCTGGTGGAGGCCGGGCCGACCCTGCTGACGGAGTTTCTCCGGCAAAATCTGGCGGATGAGGTGTATGTTTATGTGGCTTCGCTTCTGCTCGGGCAGGGGGGCACGGCGGATTTGTCGGCGGCGATATCCTCGCTTGGGCCGCTGGAACTTCGACAGCCGACTCTTCAGATTATGGAGGATAATGTTCTGATTTCCGCCCGTTTATCGTCCGGCTGAATCAGACAAAATCTGCCGGGCTTTTTGGCAGTCGAGGGCGATTTGCCGGATAAGCTCTTCCCGCGATTCAAAACGCTGCTGATTGCGCAGCCATTCGACAAAGTCCATCGCTAAATATTTTCGGCTTAGGTCCTCAACATTCGACTCGAGCAGATGGGCTTCCAGCAGAAGAGGGTGGTCGGTCACAAAAGTCTTGGCCCGTCCGATGCTGAAGGCCGCTGGTCTTCGAGCCGGCTGCCGGCAGACCTCTTCCAGAGAATCTCCCACGGCGACAAAGCCGGCATAGACCCCTTCAGAAGGGATAATCTGTTCTGCGGGCTTGAGATTAGCGGTTGGGAAACCAAGGGTTCTGCCGATGCCTCGTCCTGGGATGGTTGTTCCGACAAGACGATACGGGCGTGAGAGAATTTGGGCGGCGTGGGCCGCCTTGCCGTCTTCGAGGAGCCGGCGAACGGTGGAACTGGAACAAATGATGCTGCGCTGGTCCTGATTCAGATGAACGGTGGTATACGGTACCTCGAGCACTTCAAAACCATATTCCTGTCCGAGCTGTCGGAGTATCTGGAGGGTTCCGCTTCGCCCGTAGCCGAACGTGAAATTAGGGCCTTCCACAATGGTGCGCGGGGCCAAAGAAGGTACGAGAAAGCGGCTCACGAAGTCCTTCGGCGACTGATTCAGAAGCGAAAGGGTATCTCGAATCACAATCAGCACGTCCACACCGCACTGCTCCAGCAGAACGGCCTTCAGCGGCAGGGGGGTCAGGACCCCGGGGCTTTTCTCCGGATGCAGTACAGCGGCCGGATGGGGGTCGAACGTTATCACAACCAGCGGAGAAGCGAACCGGTCTGCGGCTTGCCGTGCCGTCCGAAGGATAGCCTGGTGGCCCCGATGAACCCCATCGAAGTTTCCGATTGTCAAAACGGCCCCTTTGGGCGCCAGCTCTTTTATTTCTGCGTCAGAAAGAATTCTCATGCGGTTTACTCGACTTTCATTCAAAGGGTTTGTTGACGGGCATTGTATCGGTTCGAACGGAAGATGACAAGGTGCTGAAATCTCTTGACCCGGAGGGTCTGGTTTGTCATCATTAGAACGGTTTGAAACGGAAAGGTTGACTCGATGCGAAAAGCGATTCAGACGGAGCGGGCCCCGAAAGCACTCGGCCCGTATTCGCAGGCGGTTCAGGTCGGACAAACCCTATACGTATCGGGGCAGCTGGGGATTGACCCGGCTGCCGGACGGCTGGTGGACGGCGGGACCGCCGACCAGGCCCGTCAGGCCCTTCTGAATATTCAGGCAATTGTCACGGCAGCCGGTTTTTCCATGCAGGATGTCGTGCAAGTTCAGATTTTTCTGACGGATATGGCCGATTTTTCCAGTGTCAATGAGGTGTACAAGACCTTTTTCCAGGAACCGTATCCGGCCCGTGCAGCCGTTCAGGCGGCCGGGCTGCCTGCGGGGGCACGCATTGAGATTTTGGCGGTGGCGCAGAAATCCTCCGGCGTTTCCCTGCGGCGTCCGGGCCTTTCCGCCGCTCGCGCCGCTGAGCATCCGTATGCGGAAGAATACCTTTGATTACTGCAGCGCTTTGAGTTTTTCCGTCAGCTGCTCGATGGTGTTCTTTTCCTGGTCCAGCTGCGACTGGAATTTCTGAATAATCGGATCCTGCTCCAGCGTTCCGCACACGGCGGCAAAATCCTCCGACGCAAACCGGTCCGGGTCGTCGATTCCGCAGCCGATCCGCATATCGGGCTCAAATTCTTTTTTGGCATCTTCCGTTTGGGCCAGGACAATCTGACGGGATGCATTCCCCGTGTTTTCGAGAATGGACAGGAGGTCTTCAATCGTCCACTGGCGGACGGGTTTGCCTAATTCTGATTCGAGGCATTCCTTGACCCAGGCCCATTCATATTCGGCGAAGTTTTTAAAGAGAGACTGAAGACGCACTTCGACGGCGTGGATGGTATCGATGCGTTCGTTTTCGATATCGAGCAGGAGTGTTTCGAGTACAGCCGAGGGTACAATCAGGCCGCCGCAGTCCACCCAGTCCCCTTCGCCCAGATTGACTGAGCCGGTCAATTTATCACGGAGGTCAATCAGGGAAATAAATTTTTGTGAAGACAGACGGCGAATGAGTACGCGTCCGAGATACTGTTGAAGGGCCCATTGATAGAGTTCAAGCCCCCGCTGAGGCAGACAAATTTTCAGATTCTGATAAGAGACAGACTCGGACCCGGAAGGATTCTGTGCAAGCAGTTTGGAAAGGAGCTGAATTCCTCGTTTGAGCTTGCGGGCGATGTACGGAGTCATCACATCGCTGATGACCGCATCGAGTTTGGTTGGGGCCTTGCGTATATCCCGCTGACGCCATTTCATCTGGTCACGGATAAGCCCGATGTTTGCCAGATTCTGTCCCGGATACAGCACACTGCCGCCCGGATGCTCAATGATGTAAGAGAAAGGCAGGTCGGAGGTGTCGAAGTGTTCATTGTGCCGTCCGAGCACGATGGAAAAGGCGCCGATTCGGGCCGGCCAGGCGAGGAAAGCCCCGGAACCGGTTTTTACGCCGCGTTCGAAGATGCCCTGCTGATTGGGGCCGAGCCGGTACATATGGTTGGCCTGGTTGGTGCCGCTGCCGGCATTGAAGAAACTGCACAAACCTGCGATGAGCAGGGTGGATTTATGCTGGCTGACCGTAAATGGACCGGCGAACAGCGAGTAGGCCTGGCCCTGTCCCATTGAGCAGTTGGCAAAAAACACCGAATCCTGCGCCGTAAACGAACGGGACAGTTCTGTGCCCTGACCGATAAAGCATCGCCGCAGAATCACGAAGTTCCGCACGCGGCTGCCCTCACAGAGAATAAAATCGTTCGCAATCACACCCGGCCCGACATAAGTCGGGTCCGACGGGTCGCTTCGGATGGTGCCGTTTTCCAGCAGAACCGCCCCCTCTATCCGGGCTGACGGTCCCACGCAGACATCGTGAAGGACTCCGCAGTGAAGAATCCGGGCATTTTTGCGAATCCACCCAAAGGGAGTTTTTGTTTCCTCAATCGCATCTTCGATGAGATGTTTTAATCGCTCAATGAGCAGGGGACGATGCCGGTAAAAGGCCAGAAGATAGGCCAGCTGGCTGCTGAGCCGCTCAAAGAGCGGGATGGCGCGTCGGCCGTTTTCGTTTACCACACAGGCCGGCGTGCCGTTGCCGAAGGTGCTTTGTCCGCTGCACTGAAGACAGGCGACATCTTCTATCCAGACGTCGTCTTCAATCACGTAGTTGGCCAGAATATCCCGAACCCCGCTGATGCGGACGTTGCTACCGATAGTTACGTTGTAAAGACTCACATGGTAGAGTCCGACGGGGCGGGCAATGCCGGTATCCTCCTTCGAGACCGCTTCGAACGCCCCCAGACGTACAGGGCCGGAAAAGTGAACATGATGAACAAAAGCAGGATGAAATCCGTCCAGAACCTCCACTTGGCTCCAGTTCAGGGCTGTGCAGCCCTGAGCGGTGAGGACCTCAATTTCTTTCTCCTGCAGGGGTCTGTATGGACTCGGCTGGTTCATAAATTTATCCCATCTTAAACAGTTGCCTTTTTGTTCCTGTCGGGCAGGATTGTAGCGGCTGTTTTGCCGGCTGGCAAACGAAAAAGACCAAATGCCTCCGGACAGCCGCCGGCGCTCAGCGGAAAAACTCAGTGAAGGAAACAGCCCCGGCGGCAGCCCGGGGAGAGGAGATGGGGTTTTCATTCTCTTTTCCCCGCCCTGGCGGGCGGGGCTATTCGATGCTGCCCGCCTTTCTCCTTCGCTGAAGCTTCGGAGAACAAGTCGCGGCAATGACGGGGGTCTGCGCGGCAATGACGGAGGCCTTCATGGGAATGGGGGATACGAGGGGATAACGTGGAAAATAGCCCCGGGCGATAAGCCCGGGGAAGATGGGGATAGGGTTTTCATTCTCTTTTTCCCCGCCCTTGCGGGCGGGGCTGTTTTTTACCGTCCGGCCTTCCTCCCCTTTGCTTTTTTTTAATCTGTGTAATCTGTGAAATCTGTGGTTATAAACTTGTTGTGAAATCTGTGGTTTCCCTTCCATTCTTCAGGAGCGATTTAAATTGTCGGCAGGCGGCCAGCGGGTCGGGTGCGGCGCAGACGGCGGACGAGAGGGCGACGGCGCGGACGCCGATTTGCAGCAGGCCGGGCAGGTTGTCGAGCGTGATGCCGCCGATGGCGACGTGGGCGACGGAGGTATCCTTCAGGATGGCTAGGGCTCGGCGGATATAGTCCGGCCCGGCGGGGGTCAGCTGGGGCTTGGTGGGGCTGGGAAAGCAGGGGCCGATGCCGACATAGTCAGCGCCGGCGTCAACGGCTTGGCGAACCTCCTCTTCGCTGTGGGCGGTCAGGCCGATGAGAGCGGGTTTGAGGAAGAGCTTGCGGGCCTGAGGGGCCGGCAGGTCCTCGATGCCCAGATGGACGCCATCGGCCTCTGCGGCGGCGGCGATGTCCGCACGGTCATTGATGATGCTGATGCAGCCGTGTGAGCGGCAGAGAGCGGCAAATTGTTCGGCCAGTCGAAAGAGCCGCGCGTCGGGGATGTCTTCGGCGCGAAGCTGAAGGGCGTCGACCCCGCCCTGCAGGCACAGCTCGGCCAATTCGAGCGTGCGGCTGTCGGGCAGGTCTTTGCGGGCCGGGATAAGCACATACAGCCGCACGTCGCGGAATCGCACCGCAGGCAGACGTCCGAGAACATCTTTTTCGAGCGTATAGACGTCAAATCGGATTTGTTCGAGCGGGCCGGCGATATCCGGACAGGCCAGCTGCGCCGTTTCAGTCAGGACCCGCAGGGCTTCCGAGGCACGTTTGGCGGCGGCCAGAAAGACATCGGTGAACGTGCGGCGCTGCTGGGGGGATTCGATTTGCAGGGTCCGGCCGACATCGTTTTGGCTGTCGCGCTGGGCGAGCAGTTTTTCGGTATCCAGCCGGGCGATTTGTGCGCAGAGGTGGTGTCGCATCTGTTTGGCTCGGGCGGACAGGGCCGAATCGTCCAGCACAAACCGGCAGAACTCCTCCATCGTGCGGAGGGCCTCCCTCGCACGATTGAAATCGGCGTCGATGATTCGATAGATTCGTCGCTCCATAGGAATTGTGATT from the Anaerohalosphaeraceae bacterium genome contains:
- the thiE gene encoding thiamine phosphate synthase, which produces MERRIYRIIDADFNRAREALRTMEEFCRFVLDDSALSARAKQMRHHLCAQIARLDTEKLLAQRDSQNDVGRTLQIESPQQRRTFTDVFLAAAKRASEALRVLTETAQLACPDIAGPLEQIRFDVYTLEKDVLGRLPAVRFRDVRLYVLIPARKDLPDSRTLELAELCLQGGVDALQLRAEDIPDARLFRLAEQFAALCRSHGCISIINDRADIAAAAEADGVHLGIEDLPAPQARKLFLKPALIGLTAHSEEEVRQAVDAGADYVGIGPCFPSPTKPQLTPAGPDYIRRALAILKDTSVAHVAIGGITLDNLPGLLQIGVRAVALSSAVCAAPDPLAACRQFKSLLKNGRETTDFTTSL
- the rpsI gene encoding 30S ribosomal protein S9 — protein: MAENETYLIDPKILEKSASALTSTAPAAAAKRDAAGFVWGTGRRKTSVARVRLKPGTGKIEVNGRPFEEYFLLEKDRESVRSPLAAVNGLQSFDVIVNVKGGGTTGQADAVKLGIARALKDYDPSLLKVLRDGDFLTRDSRMVERKKAGKPGARRSFQFSKR
- a CDS encoding RidA family protein; protein product: MRKAIQTERAPKALGPYSQAVQVGQTLYVSGQLGIDPAAGRLVDGGTADQARQALLNIQAIVTAAGFSMQDVVQVQIFLTDMADFSSVNEVYKTFFQEPYPARAAVQAAGLPAGARIEILAVAQKSSGVSLRRPGLSAARAAEHPYAEEYL
- the ribD gene encoding bifunctional diaminohydroxyphosphoribosylaminopyrimidine deaminase/5-amino-6-(5-phosphoribosylamino)uracil reductase RibD, which gives rise to MDAEQAMRRALELARQGLGRVEPNPAVGCVIVKDGRLIGEGWHREFGGPHAEIEALRDCLRRGNDPKGAAVYVTLEPCCFTGKTGPCTKALIEAGVAKVIAAMEDPFPKVSGRGFQELRQAGIFTEAGLCRKEAESLNAPYLKHIRTGRPWVILKWAQSLDGKLARRNPSQSGRWISNEACRRHVHQLRRKVQGILTGIQTVLQDNPQLTVRLDEPVRRPPVRIVLDSRLRIPLDCRLLNVQEAPTWVFTTRASFQREPQKILQLRQAGVEVLEAEQKEQRCDLADVLEQAGKRGLQQILVEAGPTLLTEFLRQNLADEVYVYVASLLLGQGGTADLSAAISSLGPLELRQPTLQIMEDNVLISARLSSG
- the argC gene encoding N-acetyl-gamma-glutamyl-phosphate reductase, encoding MVRVAIIGASGYTGLEAIEILLRHPRAELTYLTALPEECGPAAEVFGQLRGRLDMPIEPLDMNKLAEKAEAVLCCLPHKVSMSFVPKLLAAGLKVVDFSADYRLRDAAVYEKYYVPHTDKENLAHAVYGLPEMNRKQIPSARLIANPGCFPTGALLALLPVLREGLIEPKGIIVNAVTGVSGGGKNPSPVFHFPAMNENLLPYGVGTHRHMPEMEQVASDAAGKPVEILFQPHVGPFDRGILSSVYAEPTKAVSSSELLELYRTFYQKEPFVQVLSKPPALKHVAKSNYCHLFPTVVKGRLVIFSAIDNLIKGASGQAIQNLNLLYGFEETLGLK
- a CDS encoding DUF4954 family protein produces the protein MKTPSPLPGLPPGLFPSLSFSAERRRLSGGIWSFSFASRQNSRYNPARQEQKGNCLRWDKFMNQPSPYRPLQEKEIEVLTAQGCTALNWSQVEVLDGFHPAFVHHVHFSGPVRLGAFEAVSKEDTGIARPVGLYHVSLYNVTIGSNVRISGVRDILANYVIEDDVWIEDVACLQCSGQSTFGNGTPACVVNENGRRAIPLFERLSSQLAYLLAFYRHRPLLIERLKHLIEDAIEETKTPFGWIRKNARILHCGVLHDVCVGPSARIEGAVLLENGTIRSDPSDPTYVGPGVIANDFILCEGSRVRNFVILRRCFIGQGTELSRSFTAQDSVFFANCSMGQGQAYSLFAGPFTVSQHKSTLLIAGLCSFFNAGSGTNQANHMYRLGPNQQGIFERGVKTGSGAFLAWPARIGAFSIVLGRHNEHFDTSDLPFSYIIEHPGGSVLYPGQNLANIGLIRDQMKWRQRDIRKAPTKLDAVISDVMTPYIARKLKRGIQLLSKLLAQNPSGSESVSYQNLKICLPQRGLELYQWALQQYLGRVLIRRLSSQKFISLIDLRDKLTGSVNLGEGDWVDCGGLIVPSAVLETLLLDIENERIDTIHAVEVRLQSLFKNFAEYEWAWVKECLESELGKPVRQWTIEDLLSILENTGNASRQIVLAQTEDAKKEFEPDMRIGCGIDDPDRFASEDFAAVCGTLEQDPIIQKFQSQLDQEKNTIEQLTEKLKALQ
- a CDS encoding bifunctional riboflavin kinase/FAD synthetase; protein product: MRILSDAEIKELAPKGAVLTIGNFDGVHRGHQAILRTARQAADRFASPLVVITFDPHPAAVLHPEKSPGVLTPLPLKAVLLEQCGVDVLIVIRDTLSLLNQSPKDFVSRFLVPSLAPRTIVEGPNFTFGYGRSGTLQILRQLGQEYGFEVLEVPYTTVHLNQDQRSIICSSSTVRRLLEDGKAAHAAQILSRPYRLVGTTIPGRGIGRTLGFPTANLKPAEQIIPSEGVYAGFVAVGDSLEEVCRQPARRPAAFSIGRAKTFVTDHPLLLEAHLLESNVEDLSRKYLAMDFVEWLRNQQRFESREELIRQIALDCQKARQILSDSAGR